Within Marinomonas mediterranea MMB-1, the genomic segment AGGTATAAACCCGTTTACTCATGGCAGTGCAACACACACTGACGTCATGAAAACCCAAGGTTTGAAGCAGGCGCTAGATAAATATGGCTTTGATGCCGCGTTCGGCGGAGCTCGTCGTGATGAAGAGAAATCGCGCGCCAAAGAGCGTGTATACTCTTTCCGAGATAAGCAGCACCGCTGGGATCCGAAAAATCAGCGTCCTGAACTTTGGAATATCTATAACGGTAAAGTAAATAAAGGCGAAAGTATTCGTGTGTTCCCTTTGTCTAACTGGACTGAGCTTGATATCTGGCAATATATTTACCTAGAGCAAATTCCGATTGTTCCTTTGTATTTCGCTAAAGAGCGTCCTGTTGTCGAGCGTGATGGTACTATGATCATGGTTGACGATGAGCGTATGCCTCTTAAAGAGGGCGAGGTTCCCGAAATGAAATCTGTACGTTTCCGTACCTTGGGTTGTTATCCATTGACTGGTGCGGTCTCTTCCGATGCAGATACATTGCCTGAAATTATTCAGGAAATGTTGCTGACAAAGAGCTCAGAGCGTCAAGGTCGTGTGATCGATCATGACTCTTCTGGTTCAATGGAAGAGAAAAAGAAACAAGGTTATTTCTAATTTCGGAGTGGTATAAGAATGTCTCATCAATCAGAACTTATCAGTCAAGACATCCTTGGCTACTTGAAGCAACACGAAGAAAAAGACCTGTTGCGTTTATTGACTTGCGGTAACGTAGACGATGGTAAAAGTACACTAATTGGTCGTTTACTGCATGATTCTAAGCTTATTTATGAAGATCATCTTGATGCGGTAAAGCGTGACAGTAAAAAGTCAGGCACTCAAGGTGAGGAAGTGGATTTGGCCTTGCTTGTTGATGGCCTACAAGCCGAACGCGAGCAAGGTATTACAATCGATGTTGCGTATCGTTATTTCTCTACTGAAAAACGCAAATTTATCATTGCGGATACTCCTGGGCATGAACAATATACGCGTAACATGGCAACAGGTGCGTCCACTTGTGATTTGGCTATTATCCTGATCGATGCTCGTTATGGTGTTCAGACGCAGACTCGTCGTCATAGTTATATCGCTGCGTTGCTTGGTATTAAACACGTGGTTGTAGCGATTAATAAAATGGATTTGGTTGATTTTTCTGAGGAGAAATTCAACGAAATTCGTGCTGACTACCTCGCATTTGTTGATCAGTTGGGTGACCGTACACCAGAAGATATCCAGTTTGTTCCTATGTCTGCTTTGCAGGGTGACAATGTGGTTAATCTTTCCGAGCAAACGCCTTGGTATCAAGGACAGCCGTTGATGGCTATTCTTGAAACGGTGGAAATTAACCGAAATGTTAAGAAAGATGCATTCCGTCTTCCTGTTCAGTATGTGAATCGTCCGAATCTTGATTTCCGTGGCTTCGCTGGAACGATTGCGGCGGGCCAAATTAAGAAGGGTGATGAAGTTGTTGCTTTGCCGTCCGGTAAAACATCCACTGTCGCGGACATCGTTACTTATGATGGTAGCCTAGAAACGGCAAAAGCGGGTCAGGCTGTTACCATCACGCTGGCAGACGAAATCGACATTAGTCGCGGAGATATGCTTTCTCACAAAGGCGAAGAGCCGTTGATGAGTTCGACATTGCGCGCATCTATCGTATGGATGTCAGAGCAGGACTTAGTGCCTGGCAAGCTGTATGACTTCAAATTAGGTACACAAACGGTTCCGGGTAAAGTTCATCACTTTAATCATAGAGTTGATGTTAATACGCTTGAAACGAGTGATATAGATGCACTTGAATTAAACGGCATCGCTGACTGTACCATTCAATTTGATGCACCGGTTGCATTCGATCGTTATCAAGATAGTCGCCTAACGGGCGCGTTGATTGTCATCGATCGTTTAACTAACGTAACAGTTGGTGCTGGCATGGTTGAGCAGGAATTGGCGGACATTAATGAAGATGCGCCAGTAACTGCAGAAGACCGCGCCGCTCGTTTAGGCCAAAAACCAGCTGTAATCAAAGCAACGTCGGCATTAGTCGAAAATGGCGTTGCTTTAGAGCGTGCGTTGTTGCGCTCTGGTTTGGTTGCACTTGTTAAGTCTGGTTTGACTGTGGAACAGGTATCCTTGTTAAGTGAAACAGGTGTTGTTGTTATTACGGACGCTGAAGTGGGTGCTGATAACAGTATCGATGTTGCGGATGTCGCTGCAGCTGTTGAAGAGATTGCTGCTCTAGTTCGATTGTAAGTGAATGGCTCTGCACCTTTATAAGGTGCGTGGCTTGCTGAATGGCTAAAAACGCTCGATGTATCCCATCGGGCGTTTTTTTATTCTAGAATGCCTATTTGGATTGGTATACATGGAGGCGTGCAAAATGAAAACAATAAAATCCATTGGCGAGCTCGAATCGTTATATCCGCCAACGAAAGAGCGAGCTAAGCTAAAGCAAATGTCCGCGCTCGATAAGCATATGCGCAATTTTATCTCGAAATCGCCTTTTGCGGTAATTTCGACAAAAGGTGCAGATGGGTTAGGTGACGTTTCTCCGCGTGGTGGAGATCCAGGGTTCGCGCTGGTGGTCGATGAATTGACCATTGCTCTGCCTGATTGGCCAGGAAATAATCGACTCGATAACCTTAAAAATATTATTGACCATCCGGGAATTGGTTTGATGTTTATGATTCCTGGGGTGAATGAAACGCTTAGGGTTAATGGTCTTGCGTCTATCGTGGTGGATGCGTCTTTCTTGGCGCAGTTTGAAACGCGTGGGAAGCTACCTAGATCGGTCATTCTAATTGACATCAAAGAGGCTTACTTGCACTGCGCAAAGGCGATTGTACGTTCTGGTTTATGGTTAGATGAGAATAAAATAGAGCGCTCGGAATTACCGACATTAGGTCAAATGATAAAGGACCAGGTTGGTATGTCAGAAGAGCCAGAATCACAAGAAGAGATGGAGAGGCGGCAGGCGAAAAGCTTGTACTAGGTATGCTTGGATTAAAAGAAAGGCTTTTAGAGCTGTTGCCGACGTTCTTTCAGGAGCGACTTGATCGCGCGGTGTCGGCCGCGAATCAGGCGAGAGCGGCGGCGACGGACGCTGAAAGTGTGGCGGAAACAAAATACGACACGTTTGGGTTGGAGAACTCTTATCTGGCTCACGGGCAAACTCAAAGGGTATTTGAGTGTAGAGAAGATTTGCACTTTTTTATGAATTGGCGTCCAAACACTAAAGATCGGGGTGCGGTGTCAGTGGGTGATTTGGTTGAGGTTGATGTCAACGGAGTAACGTCATTTTATTTGCTCGTACCTCGATGTGGTGGCAACAAGGTAAGCGTGCAGGCAGCCGATATTCAGCTTGTTTCGTTGGATTCACCCATTGGCAAATCTTTGATGGGGAAAAGTGAGGGGGATGAGTTCACGGTTTTAAGGGCAGGCGTTGAGGTGTATGCAGAGATTTCTGATATTCACTATTAGATATTAGCGGTAAGAGTGATTGTCGTGTTTTTTAAGCTCTAAAGTCTGTCTGTAATTGCTGCTGAAACTCATTAGAGTTCTGCAAAAGTTTCGCTAGGGCGGGTAAAAGTCTGGAGAGTCGCTTTGGCTTCGCATATAATGCAGTGCTTTAAAAATTATCTAGACTTTTTCTGACGAGAATGACCGTGCTTACGGGTCGTCCAAAGAGAAACGTACATTTGCGAGACAGCTCCAAAGAGAGATAGGAATAGGAAACACATTATGCGCA encodes:
- a CDS encoding GreA/GreB family elongation factor, with protein sequence MLGLKERLLELLPTFFQERLDRAVSAANQARAAATDAESVAETKYDTFGLENSYLAHGQTQRVFECREDLHFFMNWRPNTKDRGAVSVGDLVEVDVNGVTSFYLLVPRCGGNKVSVQAADIQLVSLDSPIGKSLMGKSEGDEFTVLRAGVEVYAEISDIHY
- the cysN gene encoding sulfate adenylyltransferase subunit CysN, translated to MSHQSELISQDILGYLKQHEEKDLLRLLTCGNVDDGKSTLIGRLLHDSKLIYEDHLDAVKRDSKKSGTQGEEVDLALLVDGLQAEREQGITIDVAYRYFSTEKRKFIIADTPGHEQYTRNMATGASTCDLAIILIDARYGVQTQTRRHSYIAALLGIKHVVVAINKMDLVDFSEEKFNEIRADYLAFVDQLGDRTPEDIQFVPMSALQGDNVVNLSEQTPWYQGQPLMAILETVEINRNVKKDAFRLPVQYVNRPNLDFRGFAGTIAAGQIKKGDEVVALPSGKTSTVADIVTYDGSLETAKAGQAVTITLADEIDISRGDMLSHKGEEPLMSSTLRASIVWMSEQDLVPGKLYDFKLGTQTVPGKVHHFNHRVDVNTLETSDIDALELNGIADCTIQFDAPVAFDRYQDSRLTGALIVIDRLTNVTVGAGMVEQELADINEDAPVTAEDRAARLGQKPAVIKATSALVENGVALERALLRSGLVALVKSGLTVEQVSLLSETGVVVITDAEVGADNSIDVADVAAAVEEIAALVRL
- the cysD gene encoding sulfate adenylyltransferase subunit CysD, with protein sequence MTTEARLTHLKQLEAESIHIIREVAAEFDNPVMLYSIGKDSAVMLHLAMKAFYPGKPPFPLMHVDTGWKFKEMISFRDELVAKLGLELIVHQNPEGIAQGINPFTHGSATHTDVMKTQGLKQALDKYGFDAAFGGARRDEEKSRAKERVYSFRDKQHRWDPKNQRPELWNIYNGKVNKGESIRVFPLSNWTELDIWQYIYLEQIPIVPLYFAKERPVVERDGTMIMVDDERMPLKEGEVPEMKSVRFRTLGCYPLTGAVSSDADTLPEIIQEMLLTKSSERQGRVIDHDSSGSMEEKKKQGYF
- a CDS encoding pyridoxamine 5'-phosphate oxidase family protein, translating into MKTIKSIGELESLYPPTKERAKLKQMSALDKHMRNFISKSPFAVISTKGADGLGDVSPRGGDPGFALVVDELTIALPDWPGNNRLDNLKNIIDHPGIGLMFMIPGVNETLRVNGLASIVVDASFLAQFETRGKLPRSVILIDIKEAYLHCAKAIVRSGLWLDENKIERSELPTLGQMIKDQVGMSEEPESQEEMERRQAKSLY